In Garra rufa chromosome 15, GarRuf1.0, whole genome shotgun sequence, a single genomic region encodes these proteins:
- the LOC141286958 gene encoding uncharacterized protein: MEAMRVRVRGGQRGRGFGRGRGRGRGRVQRQGPVRRRVSDDIRATLVDHVINHGLSMREAGQRVHPNLRRYTVASIIRTFRLENRMIGRPPQGGRARLFTEQQELAIIEMVRENNAIRLRELQQRIIEDRNVFNHINRVSISTLSRILKKHNFRMKQLYRVPFERNSVRVKDLRHDYVQTVLDFDAAELPHEFIYVDEAGFNLAKTRRRGRNVVGQRAVVNVPGQRGGNITLCAAISVQGVLHHHATLGPFNTEQIIAFLDALHAVVQERPEQPRFVIIWDNVSFHRAALVRDWFNNHNNFTVLYLPPYSPFLNAIEEFFSAWRWKVYDRQPHARMTLLQAMEEACGDIEVGSIQGWIRHTRRYFPRCLAREDIACDVDEVLWPDPNRRRDP; encoded by the exons ATGGAGGCCATGAGAGTCAGAGTTAGAGGAGGACAAAGAGGGAGAGGATTCGGACGTGGAAGAGGACGAGGACGAGGACGAGTACAAAGACAAGGACCAGTGCGTAGACGTGTGTCTGATGACATCAGGGCTACTCTGGTGGACCATGTGATAAATCATGGCCTGTCCATGAGGGAGGCTGGGCAAAGAGTCCACCCTAACCTCCGTCGCTACACAGTAGCATCGATAATAAGAACATTCCGACTGGAGAACAG AATGATTGGACGACCTCCTCAGGGTGGAAGGGCACGGCTCTTCACTGAACAACAAGAGCTTGCCATCATAGAAATGGTCAGAGAAAATAATGCAATCCGACTTCGAGAGTTGCAACAACGCATCATTGAAGACAGAAATGTATTCAACCATATCAACCGGGTCAGCATTTCTACACTAAGTCGCATCCTAAAGAAACATAACTTCAGAATGAAGCAGCTGTACAGGGTGCCATTTGAGCGGAACAGTGTCAGGGTGAAGGATCTGCGCCATGATTATGTGCAG ACAGTTCTGGATTTTGATGCTGCCGAACTGCCACATGAGTTCATCTACGTGGATGAGGCAGGCTTTAATCTGGCCAAAACCAGGCGTCGGGGCCGTAACGTAGTTGGGCAAAGGGCTGTTGTGAATGTCCCTGGGCAGCGTGGGGGAAATATCACCTTGTGTGCTGCAATTAGTGTCCAAGGAGTCCTGCATCACCATGCCACTCTAGGTCCCTTCAATACAGAACAGATCATTGCATTTTTAGATGCACTACATGCTGTTGTGCAGGAGAGACCAGAACAGCCCAGGTTTGTTATCATCTGGGATAATGTTAGTTTCCACCGGGCAGCTCTGGTCCGAGATTGGTTCAACAACCataacaattttacagttttataccTGCCCCCTTACAGCCCTTTTCTAAATGCAATCGAGGAATTCTTTTCAGCGTGGCGGTGGAAAGTATATGATCGGCAACCACACGCCCGCATGACTCTTCTGCAAGCAATGGAAGAGGCATGCGGAGACATTGAAGTGGGATCAATCCAAGGGTGGATTCGGCACACAAGGCGATATTTTCCCCGATGCCTAGCCCGCGAGGACATCGCTTGTGATGTTGATGAGGTCTTGTGGCCAGATCCGAACAGAAGGCGGGATCCATAA